Proteins encoded in a region of the Aedes aegypti strain LVP_AGWG unplaced genomic scaffold, AaegL5.0 Primary Assembly AGWG_AaegL5_hic_scaff_459_PBJ_arrow, whole genome shotgun sequence genome:
- the LOC5568129 gene encoding uncharacterized protein LOC5568129: MSVDQLFYVDRLNLLRSSETEMSKVYENSLYFIQRMHIPYEDKRILAYLIGGLATIFGTVIYGMVAAHKFGALGDAGCLSLSYVYNLEFPLLTVLLMVFYVTACAFFWGIVKERSQYILPFFCLLVATVGFIGHAHVERMLFEVSEEERRFIIVAFVFTTAVLVFASAITLMLYKEMNNLRRYKMEFNELFAPEEKY, encoded by the exons ATGTCTGTAGATCAGTTATTTTATGTTGATCGATTGAATTTGTTGCGTTCATCTGAAACTGAAATGTCGAAAGTGTACGAGAATAGCCTGTATTTCATACAACGGATGCACATTCCCTACGAAGATAAACGCATCCTTGCATATCTGATCGGTGGCTTGGCAACGATTTTTGGAACTGTGATCTATGGAATGGTTGCTGCACACAAGTTTGGAGCTCTCGGGGATGCTGGATGCCTGTCGTTATCATATG TCTACAATCTCGAGTTCCCGTTGTTGACGGTGCTGCTAATGGTATTCTACGTTACTGCTTGTGCCTTCTTCTGGGGAATCGTCAAG GAGCGGTCACAGTACATCCTGCCTTTCTTCTGCCTCCTGGTGGCCACCGTGGGCTTTATCGGCCATGCCCATGTCGAAAGAATGTTGTTCGAAGTCAGTGAAGAAGAGCGAAGGTTCATTATTGTGGCGTTTGTGTTTACGACAG CCGTACTGGTTTTCGCAAGTGCTATCACATTGATGCTGTACAAGGAAATGAACAATCTGAGACGGTACAAGATGGAGTTTAACGAGCTTTTTGCGCCCGAGGAGAAGTATTGA